One segment of Streptomyces sp. NA02950 DNA contains the following:
- the orn gene encoding oligoribonuclease, whose product MNDRMVWIDCEMTGLSLSDDALIEVAALVTDSELNILGDGVDIVVRPPAESLVTMPEVVREMHTASGLLAELDGGTTLEDAQEQVLAYIREHVPEAGKAPLCGNSVSTDRGFLLRDMPTLESYLHYRIVDVSSIKELARRWYPRAYFNSPKKNGNHRALADIHESIAELRYYREAVFVPQPGPDSDTAKSIAAKHVLPARHA is encoded by the coding sequence ATGAACGATCGCATGGTGTGGATCGACTGCGAGATGACCGGGCTCTCGCTGTCGGACGACGCGCTCATCGAGGTGGCCGCGCTGGTCACGGACTCCGAGCTGAACATCCTGGGCGACGGGGTGGACATCGTTGTCCGGCCGCCCGCCGAGTCGCTGGTCACCATGCCCGAGGTGGTGCGTGAGATGCACACGGCCTCCGGCCTGCTCGCCGAGCTCGACGGGGGCACCACGCTGGAGGACGCCCAGGAGCAGGTCCTGGCGTACATCCGCGAGCACGTCCCGGAGGCGGGCAAGGCCCCGCTGTGCGGAAACTCGGTCAGCACCGACCGCGGCTTCCTGCTCCGTGACATGCCCACCCTCGAGAGCTATCTGCACTACCGGATCGTCGACGTCTCCTCGATCAAGGAGCTGGCCCGCCGCTGGTATCCGCGGGCCTACTTCAACAGCCCCAAGAAGAACGGCAACCACCGCGCGCTCGCCGACATCCACGAGTCGATCGCCGAGCTGCGCTACTACCGGGAGGCGGTCTTCGTGCCCCAGCCCGGCCCGGACTCGGACACGGCGAAGTCGATCGCGGCCAAGCACGTCCTGCCCGCCCGGCACGCATGA